The window GCGTCTGCAGGCCGCCGATATCGCCGCCCGCGCGACGGACACTCCGTGGGAGCCCCTCATGCTCGCCGTCGATGTCAAGGGTGGTACAGTGAGGGACCATACGGAGGGTTCCACGTAACCCGTGAATCTGGCCTCCGTCGCAATTCTGCGAACTGCCGCATCCATCCCGATCTGATCGCGCTGCGCCGGTCCCCGAGCCCATCGAGGGGAACGGACGCCCGAACGCGACGATCGAACGCGATCCGGCATATCCATTCACACGCAAAGGGAGAACTCGTGGAGTCCATCTCCGAGATCCACACCGACGGCGACACCGAGCGCGACAACGCGCCGGTCGACGAGACCGTCACCACAGCATCCGCCGCGGCGGACGCTCCGGACGAGGCGCCCGTCGCCGAGGACGCGGCGGCCGACGAGTCGGCCGAGGCGCCCCCGGAGGGCGAGCCCGCGCCGAGCGAACAGACGCCTGCCGAGGCCGAGATCGCCGCTGTCGTCGATTCCATCGCCGCCACCGAGGCACCAGCCGCCGAGGCCGTCGCAGAGAAGCCGGTCAAAGCGCCGCGCAAGCGCGCACCTCGCCGGGCAAAGAGCTCCGACATCGTCGAGAAGCCCGCTGAGGCGCCGGTCGAGGCTGCCGCTGAGGCGCCGGTCGAGGCATCCGCTGATGCACCGGTCGAGGCTGCCGCTGACGCACCGGTCGAGGCTGCCGCTGACGCACCGGTCGAGGCACCTGCTGACGCACCGGTCGAGGCATCCGCTGACGCACCGGTCGAGGCATCTGCTGACGCACCGGTCGAGGCGCCTGCCGCCGACGCCGTGAGCGACGACAAGCCCACCACGGGCCGTGGCCGAGGCGCCGGCCGTGGCCGGGGCGCCGGTCGCGACAAGGCTCCCGAGGTCGACAAGACCGCCGAGGCAGACAAGCCCGCCGAGGCCGAGACGGCCGCTGAAGGCGACGCGCAGGGCGAGGGCCGCGGCAACGCCGCCGGTCGTGGCGCTGCCGCCGAGGGCGACGAGTCCGCCGAGGGCGAGACTCCTTCGCGCAGCCGCAGCCGTTCGCGCAGCCGCAGCCGCAACCGCAACAAGGACGGCGCGACGGGCACCCAGGGCGGCCAGAACGCTCAGGCTGTCCAGAGCACGCCGGACGTCGCCGAGAAGCCGCAGCCTGCCGAGTCCGATGACGAGTCGGGCCAGGGCGCCGGCCGTGGCCGCCAGCGCAACAAGCGCCGCCCGCAGGGTGGCACCGGCGACGAGTTCGACACCGAGATCGGCGAGGACGACATCCTCATCCCGATCGCCGGCATCCTCGACGTGCTCGACAACTACGCTTTCGTGCGCACCACCGGTTACCTTCCCGGCACCAGTGACGTCTACGTCTCGCTCGGCCAGGTGAAGAAGTACAACCTGCGCAAGGGTGACGCCGTCGTCGGCGCGATCAAGCAGCCGCGCGAGAACGAGCAGTCCGGTCGCCAGAAGTACAACGCGCTGGTCAAGGTGGATTCGGTCAACGGCCTGTCCGTCGAGGATGCCGCCAACCGTGTCGAGTTCGGCAAGCTCACCCCGCTGTACCCCCAGGAGCGCCTGCGCCTGGAGACTGCGCCGGAGAAGCTGACCCAGCGCATCATCGATCTGGTCGCACCCATCGGCAAGGGCCAGCGCGGCCTGATCGTCGCGCCCCCCAAGGCGGGCAAGACGATCGTGCTGCAGCAGATCGCCAACGCCATCGCGACGAACAACCCCGAAGTGCACCTGATGGTCGTGCTCGTGGACGAGCGGCCCGAAGAGGTCACCGACATGCAGCGCACCGTCAAGGGCGAGGTCATCGCGTCGACCTTCGACCGTCCGGCAGAGGACCACACCACCGTCGCCGAGCTCGCCATCGAGCGTGCCAAGCGCCTCGTGGAGCTCGGTCGCGACGTCGTGGTGCTCTTGGACTCGATCACGCGTCTGGGTCGTGCCTACAACATCACCGCTCCCACATCCGGCCGCGTTCTCACCGGTGGCGTCGACGCGTCGGCGTTGTACCCGCCGAAGCGCTTCTTCGGAGCCGCGCGCAACATCGAAAACGGCGGATCGCTCACGATCCTTGCCACGGCGCTCGTGGAGACCGGGTCCAAGATGGATGAGGTCATCTTCGAGGAGTTCAAGGGCACCGGCAACAGCGAACTGCGCCTGAGCCGCCAGCTGGCGGACAAGCGCATCTTCCCGGCCGTCGACGTCAACGCGTCGAGCACGCGCCGCGAAGAGATGCTGCTCTCGGCCGACGAGGTCAAGATCACGTGGAAGCTGCGCCGCGCCCTCGCCGGGCTCGACACGCAGCAGGCGCTGGAGGTCGTGCTCGGCAAGCTCCGCGAGACGCAGTCCAACGTCGAGTTCCTCGTGCAGATGCAGAAGTCGATGCCCGCGCCCAGCCGTGACGGTAACGCCGCCGGCAACAGCAACGCGCACGACAACAGCATCCGCTGAGCGGGACCCGAGTGTCCGACGCCGGCATGTTCGAGTCCGTCCGCGGGCTGATCGACGAGCACCGCGCGGTGCAGGAGGAACTCTCCGACCCCGCGGTGCACGCCGATGCCGCGCGCGCCAAGCGCGTGAACCGTCGGTATGCCGAGCTTTCGCGCATCGTCGCGGCCCACGATGCGTGGGTCGCGGCGGCGGATGACCTCGAGGCCGCGCGCGAGCTGGCCAAGGAGGACACCGCCTTCGCGGAAGAGGTGCCCGCGCTGGAGGAACAGGTCGCGACCGCTCAGGAGCGGTTGCGGCGCCTGCTCATCCCGCGCGACCCCGACGACGCCCGTGACGTGATCATGGAGATCAAGCAGGGCGAGGGCGGCGCTGAGAGCGCGCTCTTCGCGGCTGATCTGCTGCGGATGTACATGCAGTACGCGGCATCCAAAGGGTGGAAGACCGAGCTGCTGGAGCGCAACGAGTCCGACCTGGGTGGCTACAAGGACGTCCAGGTGGCGATCAAGGGCTCCTCGAGCGACCCCGCGCAGGGCGTCTGGGCGCACCTGAAGTACGAAGGCGGCGTGCACCGCGTGCAGCGGGTGCCGGCGACGGAGTCGCAGGGGCGCATCCACACCTCCACCACCGGCGTGCTGGTGTTCCCCGAGGTCGACGAGCCCGAAGAGATCCACATCGATCCGAACGACCTGAAGATCGACGTGTTCCGCTCCTCGGGCCCCGGCGGCCAGTCGGTCAACACGACCGACTCCGCGGTGCGCATCACGCACGTGCCGACCGGCATCGTCGTGTCGATGCAGAACGAGAAGTCGCAGCTGCAGAACCGGGAAGCCGGCATGCGAGTGCTGCGCGCCCGGCTGCTGGCTCGCCAGCAGGAGGAACGCGACGCCGCGGCATCCGATGCCCGCCGCTCGCAGATCCGCGGCATGGATCGCTCGGAGCGCATCCGCACCTACAACTTCCCCGAGAACCGCATCGCCGACCACCGCACCGGGTACAAGGCCTACAACCTCGACCAGGTGATGGACGGCGCTCTGGAGCCGATCATCGAGTCGGCGATCGCCGCCGACGAAGAAGCGCAGCTGGCGGCCCTCGGCTCCGACGCGTAACGCGTCCTCGCGCGCTATGGTCGGCGCATGATCATGTTCCTGCTGCGCGCGCTGATCTTCCTGGCATCTGCGGCGCTCGGCCTCATCGTCGCCGATCTGATCCTCAGCGGTTTCCAGATCGACTGGTCCGACTGGTGGGGGTTCGTGCTGTGCATCGTGATCTTCGCGATCCTGCAGAGCGTGCTTGCGCCGTGGATCGCCAAGATCGCCCGCCGGTACGCGCCGGCGCTGCTGGGCGGCATCGGCATCATCTCCACGCTCGTGGCGCTGCTGATCGTGGTGCTGCTGCCCATCGGTGGGCTGCGGATCACCAACGCGCTGTCGTGGGTGTTGGCGCCGGTGGTGGTGTGGGTGGTCACGGCGGTAGCGACCGTGTTGCTGCCGATGGTGTTCATCCGGCGGAAGGTCGATGAGCGCCGCGACGAGCGCCGCGCGTAGCGGCCGCCGCGGGCGCGTAACTCAGGAAGAACGGGATCCCGGCCGGGGTTTCAGGATGCCGGGGCTCGGTTCTTCCTGAGTCATCGTCCGGCGCGGTGGGGTGGGGATCGGTGGCGTTTCCTCCCCGGGCGGGGATGTGGTGAGTTATTCACAACCCCAGGTCAGGCGTTGTTTCCGCGGCCGTCAATGTCGGAGGGGGTCGGCAGGATTGGGGGTATGAACACCTCCCCGACCACCACCGCCCCGACGGCTCTGCTGTCGCATGAGCAGGTGATCTCCGGGCTGGAGGAGGTGCGGCGGCGTCGGGCGCAGGCGGATGCCGACGAGGTGTGGTTCCTGTCGCAGGCGGAGGCTGTTGCGGAGGTGGAGACCGCCCGCATCCCGTCCAGTGACGGTCGGGAGCGGGAGATGCCGTTGCGGTCGATGGCGGCGGAAGTCGGCGCGGTGCTGCGTCGCTCGGACCACGGCATGCGCAACCGGATGCACGACGCCACCGTGCTGGTGACCGAGTTCGCTGCCACGTTCACTGCGCTGCGGGAGGATCGCATCGACCGAGTCCACGTCCGGATCATCCAGGATGCTGGCGCCCGGATCACCGACCCCGACGCGCGGGCCCGGTTCGAGCAAGCCGCGCTGGTGGTGTGCGAGAACGACACTCCGGGACGGGCGAAGCCACTCGTGCTGATGCTGGCGCAGCGACTGAACCCGGTGCCGCTGGAAGAGCGGCACAAGGAGGCCGCGGCGGGCCGGCGGGTGTGGGTGCGGGACCTGGACGACGGGATGGCCGAACTCGCGGCCCTGCTGCCGGCGGAGCTGGCGTACGCGATCCGGGACCGGCTGAACCAGCAGGCACGCCAGGTCGCCGACGCCCACCGCGCCGCGGCCGAAGCCGAAGCCGAAGCCGAAGCCGAAGCGATCGCGGCAGAGATCCTCGCGACCGACACCCGCACGATGGACCAGATCCGCGCCGACGTGCTCACCGACCTGCTGCTCACCGGGCACGCCACCGCACCCGAGGCAACCGGGGCGATCCCGGAGGGCACGGCGATCGTCGCGCAGGTCCAGGTGGTGATCCCTGCCAACACGCTCGTCGGGATCGGCGACGAGCCCGCCGAGCTGGTCGGATACGGGCCCATCAGCCGCGACACCGCCAGGCGCCTCGCCGCGACCGCGGAGATCTGGGAGCGGCTGTTCACCTCCCCGGCCAGTGGGGCGGTGGAGCAGGTGCTCACCTACCGGCCGACCCGGGAGATGCGCAGACACCTCGACGCGAGGGACGAGCACTGCCGGTTCCTGGGGTGTCGAAGATCGGCCCGTCAGTGCGACCTCGACCACACCCACGACGCGGCGCTGGGTGGGCCGACCTGCCTCACGAATCTGGCGAATCTGTGCCCGGGTCGACATCATCCGGTCAAGCACGGCACCGCGTGGAGCGTGGTGCAGAAAGCCGACGGCATCCTGGAATGGACCAGCCCCACTGGCCGGGTGTACACCGACATCCCCCGCCGGGTGCTGGAATTCATGGCCCTGGCCGCCATCGAAGAACCCGC is drawn from Microbacterium sp. zg-B96 and contains these coding sequences:
- the prfA gene encoding peptide chain release factor 1 yields the protein MFESVRGLIDEHRAVQEELSDPAVHADAARAKRVNRRYAELSRIVAAHDAWVAAADDLEAARELAKEDTAFAEEVPALEEQVATAQERLRRLLIPRDPDDARDVIMEIKQGEGGAESALFAADLLRMYMQYAASKGWKTELLERNESDLGGYKDVQVAIKGSSSDPAQGVWAHLKYEGGVHRVQRVPATESQGRIHTSTTGVLVFPEVDEPEEIHIDPNDLKIDVFRSSGPGGQSVNTTDSAVRITHVPTGIVVSMQNEKSQLQNREAGMRVLRARLLARQQEERDAAASDARRSQIRGMDRSERIRTYNFPENRIADHRTGYKAYNLDQVMDGALEPIIESAIAADEEAQLAALGSDA
- the rho gene encoding transcription termination factor Rho; this translates as MESISEIHTDGDTERDNAPVDETVTTASAAADAPDEAPVAEDAAADESAEAPPEGEPAPSEQTPAEAEIAAVVDSIAATEAPAAEAVAEKPVKAPRKRAPRRAKSSDIVEKPAEAPVEAAAEAPVEASADAPVEAAADAPVEAAADAPVEAPADAPVEASADAPVEASADAPVEAPAADAVSDDKPTTGRGRGAGRGRGAGRDKAPEVDKTAEADKPAEAETAAEGDAQGEGRGNAAGRGAAAEGDESAEGETPSRSRSRSRSRSRNRNKDGATGTQGGQNAQAVQSTPDVAEKPQPAESDDESGQGAGRGRQRNKRRPQGGTGDEFDTEIGEDDILIPIAGILDVLDNYAFVRTTGYLPGTSDVYVSLGQVKKYNLRKGDAVVGAIKQPRENEQSGRQKYNALVKVDSVNGLSVEDAANRVEFGKLTPLYPQERLRLETAPEKLTQRIIDLVAPIGKGQRGLIVAPPKAGKTIVLQQIANAIATNNPEVHLMVVLVDERPEEVTDMQRTVKGEVIASTFDRPAEDHTTVAELAIERAKRLVELGRDVVVLLDSITRLGRAYNITAPTSGRVLTGGVDASALYPPKRFFGAARNIENGGSLTILATALVETGSKMDEVIFEEFKGTGNSELRLSRQLADKRIFPAVDVNASSTRREEMLLSADEVKITWKLRRALAGLDTQQALEVVLGKLRETQSNVEFLVQMQKSMPAPSRDGNAAGNSNAHDNSIR
- a CDS encoding HNH endonuclease signature motif containing protein yields the protein MNTSPTTTAPTALLSHEQVISGLEEVRRRRAQADADEVWFLSQAEAVAEVETARIPSSDGREREMPLRSMAAEVGAVLRRSDHGMRNRMHDATVLVTEFAATFTALREDRIDRVHVRIIQDAGARITDPDARARFEQAALVVCENDTPGRAKPLVLMLAQRLNPVPLEERHKEAAAGRRVWVRDLDDGMAELAALLPAELAYAIRDRLNQQARQVADAHRAAAEAEAEAEAEAIAAEILATDTRTMDQIRADVLTDLLLTGHATAPEATGAIPEGTAIVAQVQVVIPANTLVGIGDEPAELVGYGPISRDTARRLAATAEIWERLFTSPASGAVEQVLTYRPTREMRRHLDARDEHCRFLGCRRSARQCDLDHTHDAALGGPTCLTNLANLCPGRHHPVKHGTAWSVVQKADGILEWTSPTGRVYTDIPRRVLEFMALAAIEEPAPF